The following coding sequences lie in one Bacillaceae bacterium S4-13-56 genomic window:
- a CDS encoding PLDc N-terminal domain-containing protein — MTAIFTMFILFGIILLFLNVITSVWAYRDSIHKGNSKEYALVVLVGTLFFPVIGLIVYLIIRND; from the coding sequence GTTTATTCTTTTTGGAATAATTTTGTTATTTTTAAATGTAATAACTAGTGTGTGGGCATATCGTGATTCCATTCACAAAGGGAACAGTAAGGAATATGCTTTAGTTGTATTAGTTGGAACATTATTTTTTCCAGTAATTGGGTTGATAGTGTATCTCATCATTAGAAATGATTAA